The proteins below come from a single Alkalispirillum mobile genomic window:
- a CDS encoding YqaA family protein yields the protein MHPFSWLYVRMLLWAAHPRAPWYLGSLSFAESSFFPIPPDVMLAPMSLARPQRAMWYATITTLTSVAGGVLGYVIGYFALSVVLPWVEAAGQYGAYQQAREWFSDWGFWVVLLAGFSPVPYKVFTIAAGAMGVGIVPFILASLVGRGSRFYLVAGLVSWGGPKVEPALRAWIDRLGWATVALLILGYVIYRLL from the coding sequence ATGCATCCATTTTCCTGGCTCTACGTTCGCATGTTGCTGTGGGCGGCGCACCCGCGTGCACCCTGGTACCTCGGCTCGCTCAGCTTCGCCGAGTCGTCTTTCTTTCCCATACCCCCGGACGTCATGCTGGCGCCCATGAGTTTGGCCCGGCCGCAACGGGCCATGTGGTATGCCACCATCACCACGTTGACCTCGGTGGCGGGCGGTGTGCTTGGGTACGTCATCGGCTATTTCGCGCTCTCCGTGGTCCTCCCCTGGGTTGAGGCGGCCGGGCAGTACGGCGCTTACCAGCAGGCGCGGGAGTGGTTCAGCGACTGGGGCTTCTGGGTGGTGCTGCTCGCCGGTTTTTCGCCCGTCCCGTACAAGGTGTTCACCATCGCCGCCGGCGCCATGGGGGTGGGCATCGTGCCCTTCATCCTGGCCTCGCTGGTGGGCCGGGGCTCGCGGTTCTACCTTGTGGCCGGACTGGTCAGCTGGGGCGGGCCGAAGGTGGAGCCCGCCTTGCGCGCCTGGATTGATCGGCTCGGATGGGCCACAGTAGCCCTGTTGATCCTGGGTTATGTGATATATCGATTGTTATGA
- a CDS encoding protein-L-isoaspartate(D-aspartate) O-methyltransferase: protein MDPHRFEGIGMTSRRTRERLVARLADEGIRDQRVLQAILDVPRHLFVDEALASRAYDNTPLPIGHGQTISQPWVVARMTELLIERDIPERVLELGTGSGYQAAILAYLGVEVYTVERIKVLADRARQRMRELKLYRVHVRYGDGSEGWAQHAPYQGIIVTAAPEEVPEALWDQLDEGGRLVAPIGGAGQPQELVLVERENGELKRRHVASVSFVPLLGGCR, encoded by the coding sequence ATGGACCCGCACCGCTTCGAGGGGATCGGCATGACCTCCCGCCGCACACGAGAGCGCCTGGTGGCCCGCCTGGCAGACGAGGGCATCCGGGATCAACGCGTGCTGCAGGCCATCCTGGATGTCCCGCGCCACCTCTTCGTGGACGAGGCGCTGGCCAGCCGGGCCTACGACAACACCCCGTTGCCGATCGGCCACGGGCAGACCATCTCCCAGCCCTGGGTGGTGGCGCGCATGACCGAACTGCTGATCGAGCGGGATATCCCCGAACGGGTGCTGGAGTTGGGCACCGGCTCCGGCTACCAGGCGGCCATCCTGGCCTACCTGGGGGTGGAGGTCTACACCGTTGAACGCATCAAGGTGCTGGCCGATCGGGCACGGCAGCGGATGCGGGAGCTCAAGCTCTACCGGGTCCATGTCCGCTATGGGGACGGTAGCGAGGGCTGGGCGCAGCATGCGCCTTACCAGGGCATTATCGTGACGGCTGCGCCCGAGGAGGTGCCGGAGGCGCTGTGGGATCAGCTGGACGAGGGGGGGCGGCTGGTGGCCCCCATTGGCGGTGCGGGGCAGCCCCAGGAGCTGGTACTGGTGGAGCGGGAGAACGGTGAGCTGAAGCGGCGCCATGTTGCGTCGGTGAGCTTTGTTCCACTGCTGGGTGGCTGTCGTTGA
- the surE gene encoding 5'/3'-nucleotidase SurE produces the protein MHILVSNDDGYQAPGILALFDALSKMADVTVVAPERDRSGASNSLTLDYPLRVHEVGERRYRVEGTPTDCVHLAITGLLREEPDMVVSGINAGANMGDDVLYSGTVAAATEGRFLGLPAIAISLNSFAPRHLASGARVARQIVERLSRDPLPSDTILNINVPDLPWEEIQGWEATRLGRRHRAEPVVRGEDPRGRPIYWIGPPGNEEDAGPGTDFYAVRNGFVSVTPIQVDLTRYTALDQVAGWVTGLGRPAEEGG, from the coding sequence ATGCACATTCTGGTCAGTAATGACGATGGTTATCAGGCGCCGGGCATCCTGGCCCTTTTCGATGCGCTTTCCAAGATGGCGGATGTCACCGTGGTCGCGCCTGAACGCGACCGCAGCGGCGCGAGCAACTCGCTCACCCTCGATTATCCGCTGCGGGTACACGAGGTGGGTGAGCGGCGCTACCGTGTGGAAGGGACGCCGACCGATTGCGTCCACCTGGCCATTACCGGCCTGCTGCGCGAAGAGCCGGACATGGTGGTCTCCGGTATCAACGCCGGGGCCAACATGGGGGACGACGTACTCTACAGCGGCACCGTTGCCGCGGCCACCGAGGGCCGCTTTCTCGGATTGCCGGCCATCGCTATCTCACTGAACTCCTTCGCCCCCCGGCACCTGGCCTCGGGGGCGCGCGTGGCCCGGCAGATCGTTGAACGGCTCAGCCGCGATCCGCTGCCGTCCGACACCATCCTGAACATCAACGTGCCCGACCTGCCCTGGGAGGAGATACAGGGCTGGGAGGCCACGCGGTTGGGCCGGCGGCACCGGGCCGAGCCGGTAGTCCGTGGCGAGGACCCCCGTGGGCGGCCCATCTACTGGATCGGGCCCCCCGGCAACGAGGAGGACGCCGGCCCCGGCACGGATTTCTACGCCGTTCGCAACGGGTTTGTCTCGGTAACCCCCATCCAGGTGGACCTGACCCGCTACACCGCCCTGGACCAGGTGGCCGGCTGGGTTACCGGGTTGGGTCGTCCGGCCGAGGAGGGGGGCTGA
- a CDS encoding Smr/MutS family protein, which yields MSSKDNNQDWRLFHEEMADVKPLQHNRVAARKPPPPPRPLQREQDERQVMDELMDPPDPAEIETGEELLYFREGLQRRVRRQLRRGQFPPTAWLDLHGMTSLQARRAVAEFLQRCRKERHRCVRIIHGKGKRSSNHGPVLKRKVDYWLRQRDEVLAFCSALPSDGGTGAAYVLLRLER from the coding sequence ATGAGTTCCAAGGATAACAATCAGGACTGGCGCCTGTTCCACGAGGAGATGGCCGACGTGAAGCCACTCCAGCATAACCGCGTTGCCGCGCGCAAACCGCCACCGCCGCCCCGCCCCCTGCAGCGGGAGCAGGACGAGCGCCAGGTCATGGACGAGTTGATGGACCCGCCCGACCCGGCAGAGATCGAGACCGGCGAGGAACTGTTGTACTTCCGGGAGGGGTTACAACGCCGGGTGCGTCGTCAACTGCGTCGGGGGCAGTTTCCCCCCACCGCCTGGCTGGACCTGCACGGCATGACATCGCTGCAGGCCCGTCGGGCCGTGGCCGAGTTTCTGCAACGGTGCCGCAAGGAGCGCCACCGCTGTGTTCGGATCATCCACGGCAAGGGCAAGCGCTCGAGCAACCACGGGCCGGTGCTCAAGCGCAAAGTCGATTACTGGCTGCGCCAGCGCGACGAGGTGCTGGCTTTTTGCTCCGCCCTACCCAGCGATGGAGGCACCGGCGCTGCGTACGTGCTGCTGCGGTTGGAACGCTGA
- a CDS encoding diguanylate cyclase domain-containing protein — translation MGLTFQEPLLEALPEAVVWVRPDGRVGYLNPRAAHLTGWAVGDAKGHVLSDVLRLEGDGGTVVVDEMLQQCLGTESAGERYAQLRRRDGELVELALSGATIRDGLGAVQGLVISFRDIGDYLKMARRLTYEANHDGLTGLVNRREALRRLQRMVASAKEQRTEHALCYLDLDRFKQINDLAGHCTGDRVLSDVAEQLHACVRQRDTVARLGGDEFLILLEHCPLLQAIRIGQSIRDAVADYNLWWRGQNLRLGVSIGVVLVHGDGPPAEQLLELADQACYEAKRGGGLNIRVRAGAIEAASAFQPQQHVRSAGASIAG, via the coding sequence ATGGGACTGACTTTCCAGGAACCGCTTTTGGAAGCCCTGCCGGAGGCTGTGGTCTGGGTCCGGCCGGACGGTCGGGTGGGGTACCTCAACCCGAGGGCGGCGCACCTGACCGGCTGGGCGGTGGGAGATGCCAAGGGGCATGTCCTGTCGGACGTGCTCCGCCTGGAGGGCGACGGAGGCACCGTGGTTGTCGATGAGATGTTGCAGCAATGCCTGGGCACGGAGTCGGCAGGGGAGCGGTATGCGCAGCTGCGTCGGCGCGACGGCGAACTGGTGGAGTTGGCGCTATCGGGCGCGACCATCCGCGATGGCCTGGGGGCGGTGCAGGGTTTGGTTATTTCATTCCGGGATATCGGTGATTACCTGAAGATGGCACGGCGTCTGACCTACGAAGCGAACCACGACGGGCTGACCGGGCTGGTCAACCGCAGAGAGGCCTTGCGGCGGCTGCAACGCATGGTCGCCTCCGCCAAGGAGCAGCGTACCGAGCACGCGCTGTGTTACCTGGACCTGGACAGGTTCAAGCAGATCAACGACCTGGCCGGCCACTGCACGGGAGATCGGGTGCTGTCTGATGTGGCCGAGCAGCTGCACGCCTGTGTGCGGCAGCGGGACACCGTTGCCCGGCTGGGCGGCGACGAATTCCTGATCCTGCTGGAGCATTGCCCGTTATTGCAGGCCATCCGGATCGGTCAGTCCATCCGGGATGCAGTGGCCGATTACAATTTGTGGTGGCGCGGCCAGAACCTGCGGCTGGGGGTCAGTATCGGGGTGGTGTTGGTGCATGGCGATGGCCCGCCCGCGGAGCAGTTACTGGAACTGGCCGATCAGGCCTGCTACGAGGCCAAGCGCGGTGGTGGGCTCAATATAAGGGTCCGGGCCGGCGCTATCGAGGCGGCGTCAGCGTTCCAACCGCAGCAGCACGTACGCAGCGCCGGTGCCTCCATCGCTGGGTAG
- a CDS encoding response regulator transcription factor — translation MATTLIKESQNDATVFVVDDDEAVRESIGELMRVHGLPVQSFADAWSFLDAVDEETTGCVLLDVRMPGLSGLGAQKALLVRGIHLPVIIVTGHGDVDTAINAMRQGATDFVCKPFRGSQLVQRVRQVLAQEAEHRRARERQSGIHDRISRLNDGERAVLEAVVAGKPNKLIARQLHVSLSTVEARRRRIREKLGTGNLSVLVRMVDCERA, via the coding sequence GTGGCAACTACTTTGATTAAAGAATCCCAAAACGATGCGACCGTATTTGTCGTCGACGACGATGAAGCTGTAAGGGAATCGATAGGCGAGTTAATGCGCGTTCATGGATTGCCGGTACAGAGCTTCGCCGATGCCTGGTCATTCCTGGATGCGGTGGATGAGGAGACGACTGGCTGCGTATTACTCGATGTGCGGATGCCAGGGCTCAGTGGCCTGGGGGCGCAGAAGGCTTTGCTCGTCAGGGGGATTCACCTGCCTGTCATTATCGTGACCGGCCATGGCGATGTGGACACGGCCATCAATGCCATGAGGCAGGGCGCCACGGACTTCGTTTGCAAGCCGTTCAGGGGCAGCCAACTGGTACAGCGAGTGCGCCAGGTCCTGGCACAGGAGGCGGAGCACCGGCGGGCACGGGAGCGGCAATCGGGCATCCATGACCGCATTTCGAGGCTGAACGATGGGGAGCGGGCCGTGCTGGAGGCCGTGGTGGCGGGTAAGCCCAACAAGCTGATTGCCCGCCAGTTGCATGTCAGCCTCTCGACCGTGGAGGCGCGGCGGCGGCGAATTCGGGAGAAGCTGGGCACGGGCAATCTCTCTGTACTGGTCCGCATGGTGGATTGCGAGCGGGCTTGA